A single region of the Eleginops maclovinus isolate JMC-PN-2008 ecotype Puerto Natales chromosome 4, JC_Emac_rtc_rv5, whole genome shotgun sequence genome encodes:
- the LOC134863640 gene encoding forkhead box protein B1-like — protein sequence MPRPGRNTYSDQKPPYSYISLTAMAIQGCPEKMLPLSEIYKFIMDRFPYYRENTQRWQNSLRHNLSFNDCFIKIPRRPDQPGKGSFWALHPSCGDMFENGSFLRRRKRFKLGGGLLLPDPMTVSSKSQDAAVHFLQQQQREAKLRLSALHAHLPPGGYMSSVPPASGFKHPFAIENIIAREYKMPGGLAAFSPAGFPLHQQLPPPWSVYGSGMMDSPIMSSDYPAYSLQTLPAIPVPIKPSPGSMLHTHLPAFLAHSPPQSLSPSSPQTGQSSPAAPGEALSSSASAALQVSVH from the coding sequence ATGCCTCGGCCCGGCAGGAACACGTACAGCGACCAGAAGCCGCCCTACTCCTACATCTCCCTCACGGCCATGGCCATCCAGGGCTGCCCGGAGAAGATGCTGCCGCTCAGCGAGATCTACAAGTTCATCATGGACCGCTTCCCCTACTACCGCGAGAATACGCAGCGCTGGCAGAACTCCCTGCGACACAACCTGTCCTTCAACGACTGCTTCATCAAGATCCCGCGCAGGCCGGACCAGCCGGGCAAGGGGAGCTTCTGGGCTCTGCACCCGAGCTGCGGGGACATGTTCGAGAACGGGAGCTTCCTCCGGCGCAGGAAGCGCTTTAAGCTGGGAGGGGGGTTGCTGCTGCCGGACCCGATGACGGTCAGCAGCAAGTCTCAGGACGCGGCAGTGcacttcctgcagcagcagcagcgcgaGGCCAAGCTGCGGCTCAGCGCGCTGCACGCGCACCTGCCGCCGGGCGGATACATGAGCTCCGTGCCGCCGGCTTCCGGGTTCAAACACCCGTTCGCCATCGAGAACATCATCGCCCGAGAGTACAAGATGCCCGGTGGGCTGGCGGCCTTCTCCCCCGCCGGGTTCCCGCTGCACCAGCAGCTGCCCCCCCCCTGGTCGGTGTACGGCTCCGGGATGATGGACAGCCCCATAATGAGCAGCGACTACCCGGCCTACAGCCTGCAGACTCTACCCGCAATCCCGGTGCCCATCAAGCCCTCCCCCGGGTCAATGCTGCACACTCACCTCCCGGCCTTCCTGGCGCACTCCCCCCCCCAGTCCCTGAGCCCCAGCTCCCCGCAGACCGGGCAGAGCAGCCCCGCCGCCCCCGGGGAGGCGCTCTCCTCCTCGGCCTCCGCAGCGCTGCAGGTGTCGGTGCACTGA